The Bacteroidota bacterium sequence CTAAATCATTTTATTTTAATAATTTATGAGATATTCAAAATACAACATATTTTCGGGAATTAAAGACTCAGACAACTTTTTCATTGTTAATATCCTGAGCGGGAATGCTGATATTTTAAGTGCCTCAGAAGCAAAAATGGTTGAGGAACTAATAAACGGCAGGCCGGTTCAGGAAGATTTTTATACCCAGCTGATCAACAAAGGATATGTAGTTGACGAAAAGACAGAAAATATTGAGTATAAAAATGAATATCTCAATTTTATTGATTCACGTGACAAAGATGAAGTACAGCTGTTCTTTGTCCCCAATTACAGTTGCAATTTTGCATGTTCCTACTGTTACCAGGAAGGATATACAAATCCTCACTCAGAAGTACCGGCAAAATTGACAGATATGTTTTTTCAGTATGTCAGGACCAGATTTGCCGGCAGGAACAGATATATAACCCTTTTTGGGGGTGAACCTTTGTTGAATAGTCCCAGGCAAAAGGAACTTGTCTCTTATTTCCTGGAGAATGCAACCCGCGCAGAACTGGATGTATGCATTGTAACCAACGGTTATTACCTGGGAGAATACCTGGATTTACTAAAGAAAAGCCGGATCCGTGAGATACAGGTTACCCTCGACGGGACAAAAGCAATACATGATTCCCGCCGTTTCCTGAAAGGAGGAGGTTCTACCTTCGACAAAATCGTAAAAGGAATTGACCTTTGCCTGCAAAACAAAATTTCGGTCAACCTCAGAATGGTTGCCGACAAACAAAATATCGACAACCTGCCCGAACTGGCCACCTTTGCCATTGATAAAGGCTGGACAAACAGTCCTTTCTTTAAAACCCAGATTGGCCGCAATTATGAACTGCACCATTGCCAGTCCCATCCCGAACAACTGTTTGACAGAATCTCATTGTACGAAAAAATCTATGAACTGACCAAAGAGCATCCGCATATCCTGAAATTTTACAAACCGGCCTATTCCATTTCGAAATTCTTATCCGAAAACGGGAATTTGCCCAATCCCTTATTTGATGCCTGTCCGGCCTGCAAAACAGAATGGGCCTTCGACTACACCGGCCATATTTACCCCTGTACAGCCACCGTTGGCAAGACAGACGAATCGTTGGGAACATTTTATCCTAGAGAATTTCATGATCTAAAAAAAATCAAAGAATGGGAAAACAGGGATGTCACTTCCATTCCGGAATGCCAAAATTGTGATTTACAACTGGCCTGCGGTGGAGGATGTGGTGCTGTGGCAAAAAATAGGTCAGGAAATATCTGCTCACCCGATTGCCGCCCGGTGAAAAAATTGCTAGAACTGGGTTTCTCAAATTATTTCTAAAAAAATTAGTGATATTTATACGATTTATTAGTGATACTATTACGATTTACATTTTTTCTGTTTACCTTTGTAACCTAATTGATAAACTGAACATT is a genomic window containing:
- a CDS encoding radical SAM protein — its product is MRYSKYNIFSGIKDSDNFFIVNILSGNADILSASEAKMVEELINGRPVQEDFYTQLINKGYVVDEKTENIEYKNEYLNFIDSRDKDEVQLFFVPNYSCNFACSYCYQEGYTNPHSEVPAKLTDMFFQYVRTRFAGRNRYITLFGGEPLLNSPRQKELVSYFLENATRAELDVCIVTNGYYLGEYLDLLKKSRIREIQVTLDGTKAIHDSRRFLKGGGSTFDKIVKGIDLCLQNKISVNLRMVADKQNIDNLPELATFAIDKGWTNSPFFKTQIGRNYELHHCQSHPEQLFDRISLYEKIYELTKEHPHILKFYKPAYSISKFLSENGNLPNPLFDACPACKTEWAFDYTGHIYPCTATVGKTDESLGTFYPREFHDLKKIKEWENRDVTSIPECQNCDLQLACGGGCGAVAKNRSGNICSPDCRPVKKLLELGFSNYF